CGACCTCCCTTCGCTCGCGACGGTTTTTTCACAACCTCTCAGCACCTGTGAAAGATCAGGATACAGCCGACATGCTATGCGGGCTCAGGAAGCGATCGACGAGATCATCGACGGCCAGCGCCGCCAGGCGCTCGGGGTCTTCGAAGATCGCGGTGAGCGGATCGACCCGTTCGCCCGGGAAACGGGTGGCGAGATTCGCGCGGCACTTCGCGACGAGCCGTGGGAGCGCCTCGGCACGGCGGCGGGGATGCCCCAGCGGGAAATCGATCTCGATCCGGTCGGTCCTGCCCCCCTCGCGAAAGAACACTTGCACGGCATTCGGGATGGCGCGTTTTTCGGGATCCAGATAATCGCGGCTGTACCGCGGGTCCTCCTCCACCACCATCCGGTCTCGAAGCGCGTCGATGCGCGGGTCGGCGGCTACTTCGTCCTCGTAATGGCGGGCCGACAGCTCGCCGTAGAGGAGGCAGACGGCCACGATGTACTCCAGGCAATGGTCGCGGTCCGCCGCGTTTTCCAAGCGACCCTTCTTGCTGATGATGCACAGCGCGGGCGCCTGGGTGGCGATCTCGATGCGCTCGACCTCGGAAACCCGCCCGCGCACCTCCGGGTAGAGGCGCAGGGCACACTCGGCGGCGGTCTGGGCGTGGAACTCGGCCGGAAAGGCGACCTTGAAGAGAATGTGCGCAACAACGTAGCTCCCATACTCCCGCTGCATCCGAAAGGGCCGGCCGCCGAAGAGGACATCGTAAAACCCGAAGCGCGCGGCCGAGAGCGCGCTCGGGCAGCCGGGCTCGCCCCTCAGCGACACCAAGGCCACCCACACCCCGCGGCTCGTGGCGTCGCCCGCCGCCCAGGACTTGCGCGGCCCCACGTTCGGCGCCTGGCGGTAAGTGCGGAGGCTATGCCCGTCCACGAAGACGTGGGAGACGGCGCGCATGACGGCGTTCTTATCACCACCCAGTAAACGGGTCGCGACCCCGGCCGTGGCCAGCTTGACCAGCAACACGTGGTCGAGCCCCACGCGGTTGAAGCTATTCTCGAGCGCCAGGCAACCCTGTACCTCGTAGGCTCGGATGAGCGCGGTGAGCAACTCGTGCACCGCGATCGGCGCCAGTCCCTCGGCGCGCCGGGTGCGGCTCTGCCAGTCGGCGATCGCGAGGAGCCCGCCGAGGTTGTCCGAGGGATGGCCCCACTCGGCGGCCAGGAAGGTGTCGTTGTAGTCGAGCCAGCGGATCGCCAGACCGATGTCGAAGGCGGCCGTGACGGGGTCGAGGCAGAAGCTCGTGCCGGGCACGCGCGCCCCGTTCGGCACCCGGGTCCCGGCCACGATGGGCCCGAGATGGCGGGTACATTCAGGATGGCCGAGGGCGAGGATGGCGCAGCCGAGGGCATCCATGAGACAGTAACGCGCCATGCGATAGGCCTCCGTACTGAAACCCTCTGTTTCGGGCCCCCGATCGGCGACCACATAGTCGGCGATGGCCTCGATCTCGGGGTCGAAAGGCCCGGTCTCGCCCACAGTCCTCACCCGCGTTGCTCCATAGGCACGAAGCCGCGCGGCTCGGGACCCACGTAGGCCGCGCTCGGTCGGATCAAACGGTTATGCGCGCGCTGTTCGATGATATGGGCGGCCCAACCGGTGATGCGCGACAGGACGAAAAGCGGCGTGAACAAAGGGCTCGGGATCCCGGCCAGGCGATAGGCCGAGGCGCTGTAGAAATCGAGGTTCGTGTGCAGGCCCTTTTCGCGCCACATGAGCGCCTCGATGCGCTCCGAGACGGGAAACAACACCCGGTCCCCGCACGCCTTGGCGAGCCTGTGGGACCAGGACTTCATGAGCGGTGAGCGCGGGTCACCGTGCTTGTAGATGCGGTGTCCGAACCCCATGATGCGCTCACGGCGCCTGAGCATCTCAGAGACCCCGCGCTCGGCGCTGTCGGGATCGGGAAAGCGCTCGATGAGCCGCATCGCCTCTTCGTTGGCGCCGCCGTGCAACGGCCCGCGCAGGGCACCGATGGCGGAGCACACCGCCGAATAGAAATCCGACAAGGTCGAGGCCGTGACGCGCGCGGCGAAGGTCGAGGCGTTCAGCTCGTGCTCGGCATAGAGGATCAACGAGGCATCGAGCATGCGCACGGAGAGGGGATCGGGTTCCCGTCCGTGCAAGGCACGCAGGAACGAGTGCGCAAGCCCCGAAGGTTCCGCGTGCGGCGCCCAGGAACGGCCGGCATGATGCCAGGCGAGCAGCATCGTGGGCAGGGCGGCGACGAGCCTGTCGGCAATCGCGTATTGATCGCGCCCCGGACCTTCCGGGTCGAGCGTGCCGAGCGCCGAGCAACCGGTACGCAGGACGTCCATGGGGTGAGCGTCGGCCGGGAGGAGCCGGAGGATCGCTGAGAGCGCCTCGGGCAATGGCCTCAGCGCTGCCAGGCGCTCGCGATACGCGTCCAGCGCCTGCCGCCCCGGCAGCTCGCCATACACGAGGAGATAGGCCACCTCCTCGAAGCTTGCGCCTTCGGCCAGATCCACGACCGAATAGCCGCGGTAACGGAGCCCCAGGGACTCCTGCCCCACGGTCGCGATCGCGCTCTCGGCCGCGACGACCCCTTCCAAACCTGTTGCGAGCATGACGGTGATGCCTCGATGGCGCCCAAGAAGCCGTTAATGCCTACCTCCCGGGGCCGGACACGATGCGGCCGCATCTCGTTCAACCCACGGGCAGGCGCGGCGTATTCTATCAGTCGGGTAGCGCTGGACGCAGGATCGTCGCCGGTCCGCTCCACTGCGATAGATAGTGTGGTAGGGAAGGGTGGGGTAAGGCCGGAGCCTAGGCCGCGACCTCCTCCCTCAATCCTTCCCCAGCCACTCCGGTGCCAGACGGTTGGGCAGGTGCGGCGTTTCGGTCAGCGGCGGGTGACTGCGTCCCATAACGATGGCCAGGCACACCCGCAGGGTCTCGAGCACGAGCACCCAGGTCGCGGCCAGAAAGAGCACTATCAACACCGCATCGAGACGGTCGTTGAAGATGAGCTGCGCGGCCTTGTCCGCGGGGATCGAACCGCCGGCCAGTTGGGCCCCGAGGTCCTGCGCATGGGCGAGGAAGCCGACGCGAGGCTCGGGGCTCAGGAGCTTTTCTACGGCGGCGGTGCTCGTGACCGTGACCAGCCAGGAGAGGGGAAGTGCGGTGATCCACGCGTAGCGCAGCTTCCCCGATTTGACCAGGATCGTGGTCGCGACGCACAGGGCGATCGCCGCCAGCATCTGGTTGGCGATCCCGAACAGCGGCCACAGGCTGTTGATGCCGCCGAGCGGGTCGATGGTGCCCATGTACAGGAAATATCCCCACGCGGCGACCACCAGCCCGCTCGTCAGGATCACCCCCGGATACCAGCCGGTGCGGCCGAGCGCGGGCACCAGATTTCCGAGCAGGTCCTGGAGCATGAAACGCGCGACGCGGGTGCCGGCGTCGAGCGTGGTCAAGATGAACAGGGCCTCGAACATGATCGCGAAGTGGTACCAGAGCGCCATGAGCCCGCCGCCGAAGGTGCCGGCGAAGATGCTCGCCATCCCCACCGCGAGCGAGGGCGCCCCCCCGGTGCGCGCGAACAGGCTCGCTTCGCCCATGTTCGCCGCCAGCGCCTGCATGTCCTCGAGGCTGACGGGGAACCCCCAGCCGGAGATCACCGCGACCGCCGCCGCCGGATCGGTGCCCACGATGCCGGATGGGCTATTGATCGCGAAGTACACGCCGGGCTCCAGCACCGTGGCCGCGACCATCGCCATGATGGCGACGAAGGACTCCATCATCATCGCCCCGTAACCGATGAAGCGCGCGTCGATCTCGTTGGTCAGGAGCTTGGGCGTCGTGCCGGAGGCGACCAGGGCATGAAAGCCCGAGATCGCGCCGCAGGCGACGGTGATGAAGACGAAGGGGAAGAGCTTGCCGCCGAAGATGGGACCGGTGCCGTCCACGAACTGTGTCACGGCCGGCATCTTGACCTCCGGCCGGAGGATCATCAGGGCTACGGCGAGCGCCACGATGGTGCCGATCTTCACGAAGGTCGACAGGTAGTCGCGCGGCGCCAAGAGGAGCCATATCGGCAGCACCGCCGCGGCGAAGCCGTAGGCGATGATCAGGAGGGCCAAGGTCGGGCCGTCGTAGTCGAAAAAGACGCGCAGCGCGGGCTGTGCGTCCACATAACCCCCGCCGACCACGGCCAGCGCCAAGAGGATCACCCCGATGGCCGTGCCTTCCAGGACCCGTCCGGGACGAAGCGCGCGCATGTAGATGCCGACGAGGAGCGCGATGGGGATGGTCGCCGCCACCGTGCTCGTCGCCCACGGGCTGTGCTTCATGGCGTTGACCACCACGAGACCGAGCACCGCGATCAGGATCACCATGATCGCCATGACCCCGATGAGAGCCACGGCGCCACCGACCGGCCCGAGCTCGTCGCGCGCCATCTGACCGAGCGAGCGACCGTCGCGGCGGGTGGAAAAGAACAGCATCACGAAGTCCTGGACACAACCGCCCAGCACCCCTCCGACGAGGATCCACAAGGTCCCCGGGAGATACCCGAATTGTGCGGCCAGGGTGGGTCCGATGAGCGGCCCCGGACCCGCGATGGCGGCGAAGTGGTGGCCGAATACGACCCACTTGTCGGTCGGGACGAAGTCGCGGCCGTCGTTCAGCCGTTCCGCCGGGGTGGCGCGGGTCGGGTCCAGGCACAGCACCCGGGCGGCGATGAAGGCGCTGTAGAAACGATATCCGAGGGCATAGACGCAAACCGCCGCGGCGATGAACCAGAGGCTCGATATCGATTCCCCGCGGTGCAGGGCGATGCCCCCGGCGGCCGCCGCGCCGAGCACCGCGACGCAAAACCATGCGAGCCCCGAGAGCACGCGGCTTGGGGCTCGGGTGGCGTCTTCGGGTGGGCTCATGACAGGCTCGTGTCGTTCATCGGGTTCGAGAGCGGCGGGGAACTAGGATACCCGCTGCTATTCGATGGCGACAGCGCTCGCCACGGGCATTGACGCCGTCGTCGACCCCCTCGGTCTCCCCTCGTGACTCGGAGACGAGGAGGCCACCCTCAACGAAGCTCGTGGTGGCCAAGGCGGCCCCCATGCCGCCGAGCCGCACCCCCGTGGGCCGCGGCCGGCCCAGTCCGACGCAACAGTACCTGTTGCAAAGACCCATTGAATTTCCTATCCTTCGGAATCACCGGGTGCGCGGCGTCGAAGGTCCTGCGCCGTTCCATCGACCGGATGCCACGTAAAAGGGGACGTCGGTGGCTCGCAACTTGGTCGGTGCGCTGGAGCTCAGGAGCAGATGGCCTGTCGTTGGCGCGAGGCGTACAACAATAGGGGCTGGGTATGGTTTCGGTCCAGCAGATGGATGACAAGACCTTCCAAGTAACCGTCACGGGCACGACCACGACCACCCACACGGTGACGGTGGAGCCGGATTACTGCCGGATTACTGTAAGAAGCTGACAGGCGGGCGGGTGCGCGCCGAGACGCTTGTGGAGAAATCGTTTGCGTTCTTGTTAGCGCGCGAACCAAGCTAGCTAGCCGAGCATTTTCTTAATCGTAGTTTCGTACTCCGGAAAGTACCGACCAATGACGGGCAGCTCGAAGCTCCGCAGGATGCTGGTATTGGGCTTGCCACCGAGCATGCCTGTTTCGCTCACCGAGGCCAGTAGCAGCGATCATTGCTTTCTGTGTCCAGATCAGCTATAATGCATTTGTTGCAGTGCACATCTTGTAGTCAGTTCGGAAGTCCCTCCAGGTTTTTTTCGGTAGTTACTCCCGCATGGCGTCTTCAGGATCGGGCTTGCACCATTCCAATTCAACCCAACAGAGGTAATTCCGTGATTACAGGAACAGTAAAATGGTTCAACGACAGTAAGGGCTACGGCTTCATTACGCGGGAGGACGGCGGCAAGGATGTATTCGTGCATCACTCTGCCATCCAAGGTGGTGGCTTCAAGTCCCTAGCGGAGGGCCAACAGGTAACATTCGACGTGGAGCAGGGCCCGAAGGGCCCGTCGGCGACGAGAGTCCAGCCGGTCTAAACATCAGGCACTGCGTAGGCAGGTGTCGCGAGACCCCGCCAGCCGGCGGGGTCTTTTTTTGCCGGAAGGTATCACGAGCTCGACCGCTCGTCCCGGCGCTAGTCGGCCTCGACCACAGCGTTGATGAGGCCATCGCCGCGCTGCAAGCGCGCCGCGCGATAGATCCGCAGGAGACCGAAATCGTACCCGTCCAACCGCTCGCGCACGCCGCTCAGATTGGCCCCGCCGAGCGCGTCGAAAGCCTCTCTTATCGCGCGCTCGTCCTCGGGGCCGATCAGGGTGCCGATCTCGACCGGTTCGCCCGCTTCGATCGCCTGGGTAAGGTGAGCGTACACGGTGCCGAGCACGAAGCCGCGTTCTTCGGCGATATGCTCGGGGGACTGGCCCGCTCGAAACCGGCGCAGGGTCTCGCGCGCCGAGTCACCGAGATCCGGGTGCGCCGCCGGGACGTGGATCTCGGAAAACTCGCGGCGTGGATGCTCTTTCAGGAACGCGGCGATCTCCGCCATGAAAGCCGGGCCGAACTCGGCGAGCTTGGCTTGGCCGACGCCCGCGATGCGCATGAACGCGGCTTCCTGGGTCGGATAGCTGCGCGCCATCTGGCGCAGCGCCACGTCGGAGAACACGATATAGGCCGGCACGTCACGCGCATCGGCGAGGTGCTTGCGCAGCGCCCGCAACCGTTCGAAGAGCGGCTCGTCGCAATCGATCTCCCCGGCCCGCGAGGTGCGTGCTTCGCGCAGCGGGGTCTCCGCCTTGGTGAGCGTCACGCGCCGGCGCTCGCGCAAGAGGGCCCGGCCTTCTTCGGTTAGATCGAGTACATTGAATCTCGCCGGATCCTGGGAAACGAAACCCTGCCGCATCAACTCCCGACCGATCGCGGCCCATTCGTCGCGGCTATGCTCGCGGCCGATCGCGTAGGTGGAGAGCCGCTCGTGCCCCCACTTGCGTAGTTTCTCGGATACCGCGCCGGTCAGGACCGCCACAACGTGATGGAGCCCGACCCCGAAACCACTCAGCTCGCGGATGCGGTAGATGCAGGAGAGGAACTTCTGCGCGGCCACGGTGCCGTCGAAGCTCGCGCGCGGCGACAGACAGTTGTCACATCCACCGCAAATCCCGGGCGGCAGCGCTTCACCGAAATAGCGCAGAAGCTCGCCGCGGCGGCAGTCGGCCGATTCGGCGTAATGGACCATGCGGTCCAG
The nucleotide sequence above comes from Pseudomonadota bacterium. Encoded proteins:
- a CDS encoding bifunctional 2-methylcitrate dehydratase/aconitate hydratase, which translates into the protein MVADRGPETEGFSTEAYRMARYCLMDALGCAILALGHPECTRHLGPIVAGTRVPNGARVPGTSFCLDPVTAAFDIGLAIRWLDYNDTFLAAEWGHPSDNLGGLLAIADWQSRTRRAEGLAPIAVHELLTALIRAYEVQGCLALENSFNRVGLDHVLLVKLATAGVATRLLGGDKNAVMRAVSHVFVDGHSLRTYRQAPNVGPRKSWAAGDATSRGVWVALVSLRGEPGCPSALSAARFGFYDVLFGGRPFRMQREYGSYVVAHILFKVAFPAEFHAQTAAECALRLYPEVRGRVSEVERIEIATQAPALCIISKKGRLENAADRDHCLEYIVAVCLLYGELSARHYEDEVAADPRIDALRDRMVVEEDPRYSRDYLDPEKRAIPNAVQVFFREGGRTDRIEIDFPLGHPRRRAEALPRLVAKCRANLATRFPGERVDPLTAIFEDPERLAALAVDDLVDRFLSPHSMSAVS
- a CDS encoding 2-methylcitrate synthase (catalyzes the synthesis of 2-methylcitrate from propionyl-CoA and oxaloacetate; also catalyzes the condensation of oxaloacetate with acetyl-CoA but with a lower specificity) — translated: MLATGLEGVVAAESAIATVGQESLGLRYRGYSVVDLAEGASFEEVAYLLVYGELPGRQALDAYRERLAALRPLPEALSAILRLLPADAHPMDVLRTGCSALGTLDPEGPGRDQYAIADRLVAALPTMLLAWHHAGRSWAPHAEPSGLAHSFLRALHGREPDPLSVRMLDASLILYAEHELNASTFAARVTASTLSDFYSAVCSAIGALRGPLHGGANEEAMRLIERFPDPDSAERGVSEMLRRRERIMGFGHRIYKHGDPRSPLMKSWSHRLAKACGDRVLFPVSERIEALMWREKGLHTNLDFYSASAYRLAGIPSPLFTPLFVLSRITGWAAHIIEQRAHNRLIRPSAAYVGPEPRGFVPMEQRG
- a CDS encoding carbon starvation protein A, whose product is MSPPEDATRAPSRVLSGLAWFCVAVLGAAAAGGIALHRGESISSLWFIAAAVCVYALGYRFYSAFIAARVLCLDPTRATPAERLNDGRDFVPTDKWVVFGHHFAAIAGPGPLIGPTLAAQFGYLPGTLWILVGGVLGGCVQDFVMLFFSTRRDGRSLGQMARDELGPVGGAVALIGVMAIMVILIAVLGLVVVNAMKHSPWATSTVAATIPIALLVGIYMRALRPGRVLEGTAIGVILLALAVVGGGYVDAQPALRVFFDYDGPTLALLIIAYGFAAAVLPIWLLLAPRDYLSTFVKIGTIVALAVALMILRPEVKMPAVTQFVDGTGPIFGGKLFPFVFITVACGAISGFHALVASGTTPKLLTNEIDARFIGYGAMMMESFVAIMAMVAATVLEPGVYFAINSPSGIVGTDPAAAVAVISGWGFPVSLEDMQALAANMGEASLFARTGGAPSLAVGMASIFAGTFGGGLMALWYHFAIMFEALFILTTLDAGTRVARFMLQDLLGNLVPALGRTGWYPGVILTSGLVVAAWGYFLYMGTIDPLGGINSLWPLFGIANQMLAAIALCVATTILVKSGKLRYAWITALPLSWLVTVTSTAAVEKLLSPEPRVGFLAHAQDLGAQLAGGSIPADKAAQLIFNDRLDAVLIVLFLAATWVLVLETLRVCLAIVMGRSHPPLTETPHLPNRLAPEWLGKD
- a CDS encoding cold-shock protein, whose protein sequence is MITGTVKWFNDSKGYGFITREDGGKDVFVHHSAIQGGGFKSLAEGQQVTFDVEQGPKGPSATRVQPV
- the recQ gene encoding DNA helicase RecQ; its protein translation is MHDGQTSLLPLLKRYFGFDGFRPLQEAIIEDSLAGRDVFALLPTGGGKSLCYQLPALARPGLTVVVSPLIALMKDQVDALHASGIAATYLNSSLSPAESQERLRGLREDRFRLLYLAPERLMVPGVLADLGRRPVGLVAIDEAHCISEWGHDFRPEYRQLTELRDHFPGVPLMALTATATPRVREDIVALLRLREPRCYVASFNRPNLLYRVVAKSRAYRQTRAFLNERGKDSGIVYCLSRKTADTLAAHLQSDGIAAASYHAGMASQDRAAQQERFLRDEVRVMCATIAFGMGINKPNVRFVLHYDLPKNVEGYYQETGRAGRDGLPSECLLLFDAADAIKLKRFIDQKPDAEERRIAREQLDRMVHYAESADCRRGELLRYFGEALPPGICGGCDNCLSPRASFDGTVAAQKFLSCIYRIRELSGFGVGLHHVVAVLTGAVSEKLRKWGHERLSTYAIGREHSRDEWAAIGRELMRQGFVSQDPARFNVLDLTEEGRALLRERRRVTLTKAETPLREARTSRAGEIDCDEPLFERLRALRKHLADARDVPAYIVFSDVALRQMARSYPTQEAAFMRIAGVGQAKLAEFGPAFMAEIAAFLKEHPRREFSEIHVPAAHPDLGDSARETLRRFRAGQSPEHIAEERGFVLGTVYAHLTQAIEAGEPVEIGTLIGPEDERAIREAFDALGGANLSGVRERLDGYDFGLLRIYRAARLQRGDGLINAVVEAD